DNA from Mycobacterium sp. SMC-8:
GTCGAGCACGCCCGCGCGGTGACGGCAGCTGTGGCGCCGTGGGCCACCGGCGGGCAGATGCCGAACTTCGCGCCGTCCTATGACCCGGCCCGCCCGGCGCGGGTGTACAACCAGGACACGCTGCACTGGCTGGCTGCCCTCGCCGACCGATACGACCCCGCCGGTGTCCTGGCCACCGGCCAGGTGATCCGCACACCCCGGTAGACGCCCCCTTGCCGCGAGCGTGCGTGTCTGCGGCCGCCACGCCGTGAGAAAGCCGGAGAAAGCGCACGCTCGCGGGAGGCCGACAGTGGCGTTGAGCAGGCGATTTGGAGCCGAAGCAACCGCCCCGGTAACGTAGCGTTCACCATCGCGGGGTGGAGCAGCTCGGTAGCTCGCTGGGCTCATAACCCAGAGGTCGCAGGTTCGAATCCTGTCCCCGCTACCAGGTAAAACGGCCCTCGGAGGTAACTCCGGGGGCCGTTTTCATTGGCTTTAGGAACACTTTTGGGAACATTAGCTTGCCTAATAGTTGAAGCGCTGCGGTCCGTAGACACTGCAGGATGGGTTTGGAGTGTTAGTACGGAACACGTGAGGGTGGTGCCCGACCACGGAGTTCCGGTGTGCGACTCGTCGAATTCCGCGGAATCCGTATTCTCGCCCTAGAGTTCGATACCGTTGTCAACCGATTGGCTGCGCGACCTTTCGCGCACAGATCGAGGATGCGTCTTCATGGTCTGCTGTTGTCGGTAATTCTCGCGCAGGCCCGCAAGGCGTTGGGCCGTGTGTTCGAGAAGCTTGGTGACCCGATGTGTTGGTCGAGCAGCGGAGTTCTGTGCGGCGAGATTGAGCGCGGTAGTCGGCCGGTCGTCATTCTGGAGCGCCATCGCCATAAGCATCGTTGCCGAGTGCTTTTCGGTACCACGGACAAGCGCGGCAGCATCGTCTCGTGATCTGCCGTATTCAGACTCGCTGGCACGTTCGCAGAGATAGACGTTGTTTACCTCACGGCCGCGCGTCATAGCTACGTAGAGCAAGGAACGTGTGGTGTTCTCGCGAAGAATGGCGTGGGTTGAGTCAGCGGTAGACCCCTGAGCGCTGTGCACAGTGACGGCGTACCCGAGACTGACACTGTTTCGGACGTAGTCTCTCTCGAAGATCGCGCGGGCACCATCGTCCACACGCACCGCAGCCAACCGGTTCGACGCAGGACCTTTGCGTCATCAGTTTGAGGCGTTCGTTAGCTAACTTTCAACCAAAAAAGGGAAGCGTCGTCGACGGACGAGCTCGTTCATCGCGTCCTGCATTACCGAGCGCACATGGGAGTCGACAACGTCGATGTCGGGGTCCTGTCCAAAGAGGCCCACGACGTCGATCGGTTCCAATACGCGCGTCGTAATCTTGGCCGGCAGTGGAACGTTCGGCGGGATGAAGGCGCTGACACCGAAGGGAAATCCGACGCTGATTGGCATGATTCCCACTCTGAGTCGTCCGAGCCCCAGGCGCTTCGCCAGCCCTGTGCCGCGCGTCAGGAACAGTTGCGTCTCTTGCCCGCCGATTGACACCATCGGCACGATCGGCACACCGGCGTCCACCGCGGCCCGAACATAACCCGTGCGTCCATTGAAGTCGATGACGTTGGCGCCCAGGGTGGGTCGGTAGGCGTCGTAGTCACCGCCGGGGAATACGAGCACTAAAGCGCCCGCTGCCAAGGCCTTCGCGGCGTTGTCCCGGGAGGCGTGGATGACCCCGAGTCGACCCAGCAACTGCTTGAAGGGCCCGATGAAGACCTGGCTGTGTGCCAGGGTAAACAATGGCCGCTCGTAACCGAATTGGTCATAGAACGCGGAGCCGAACAGAACGACGTCTGGAGTCAGTGATCCCCCGGAGTGGTTGGAAACAAGCAACGCTCCGCCGGTGGAAGGTATGCCGTCCACGCCGTGAATTTCGGCACGGAAGTACCGCTTCAGAATTGGCCAGCCCTTGTCCTTGACCCTCTCGATGAAGTCCGGATCCCATCTCGTGGTTTTGCATGCATCGTCGTCGGCTTTGCTTCCGGCATCTACAGCCACCAGTCTCACCTGTTTCCTACGGTCTGACGTCATCGGCGGCATCCCCTGTCTGGCGGTATGCGCTGACGGCGGCCATCGCTGTAGTGAGCGGGCTCAGTCTCGCCGACAAGCCTGCTGCACAACGCAGTTCGCTGAACGCATGCACAATGGCGTCTGTGGCTTCGTGGACGTCGTGGAAGGTTTCATCGTCGGCAAGTACCGAAATGTTGAGCTGATCGGCGTAGCTCCACACCGTGATGTTGATGGCCACACCCGCCGACAGGACGCCCGTGGAATAGAACTCAGTGACGGGTAGGCCACCGATCTCGCCGCGCTCGCGAGGGCCGGGGACGTTGGAGATCGGTACGTTCATGACGCTGTTGTGCGCGGCCCGCGTCGCTTGCCATCGGAACGCAGCCGGCGCGAGCGCCGTCGGAAGATAGCTCATGATCCTGCTGTAAAGGTCCGGGCCGACAACTTGGTTGTCGTCCTTGGCGATCTTGGTCGCTGCGGCGGTGAGACGAACGCGCTTCGTCGGTTCGTCGACGTGGACTGGCAGCGAAACGGGAAGCCCGCTGAGCTCGTTGCCACTGATGCGGTCAATCGACTTATCCGTGCTGACGGGCACATTGGCCAGCAGCGGCCGGTCAGCTCTGCCGTCGTATCGCAGCAGCAGTTCGCGGAGCGCGCCGGAAACGGTTGCAAGAACCAAGTCGTTGAACGTCACGTCGAGATGCTTGGCGGTTGCCTTGACGTCAACGAGAGGAAGTGTCGCACTGGCGAACGTACGCCTCGGGGAGACAACATGATTCAGGAAGCACGGGGGAGGGTCGAACATCTTCGCCATGTCAGGCCGTTCGCCCCGGTCGCGTGCCCGCCGTCGGACCCTGGACAGGCCGCTAGCTGCGTCCGTTACGAGGCGCGGGATGAGCGACACCTGTTTGACGTGACCGCGTGCCGCGGTTCGCAACATGGCGCCCTTGCCGGGCGTCGTAGACACTGCGACGCCGACTTTCGGCGGTTCATGCACGAGACCCATGAACCGAGCCATGAGATTCGCCGAGGCCACGCCGTCGGCCAGCGAATGATGCACCTTGCCGATCAGCGCAACCCGATGGTCCGC
Protein-coding regions in this window:
- a CDS encoding wax ester/triacylglycerol synthase family O-acyltransferase, with the protein product MIRLNGMDAVLVYGEARNLHTHTMKIAVVQSNSGKPLTFEAFRQSLEARLHQLDPLRWRLIETPWRLHHPMWTEGPVDLDYHLRRVTVPAPGGRRELNRVIGEVASTPLDRTRPLWEFYFAEGLADHRVALIGKVHHSLADGVASANLMARFMGLVHEPPKVGVAVSTTPGKGAMLRTAARGHVKQVSLIPRLVTDAASGLSRVRRRARDRGERPDMAKMFDPPPCFLNHVVSPRRTFASATLPLVDVKATAKHLDVTFNDLVLATVSGALRELLLRYDGRADRPLLANVPVSTDKSIDRISGNELSGLPVSLPVHVDEPTKRVRLTAAATKIAKDDNQVVGPDLYSRIMSYLPTALAPAAFRWQATRAAHNSVMNVPISNVPGPRERGEIGGLPVTEFYSTGVLSAGVAINITVWSYADQLNISVLADDETFHDVHEATDAIVHAFSELRCAAGLSARLSPLTTAMAAVSAYRQTGDAADDVRP
- a CDS encoding lysophospholipid acyltransferase family protein, producing the protein MAVDAGSKADDDACKTTRWDPDFIERVKDKGWPILKRYFRAEIHGVDGIPSTGGALLVSNHSGGSLTPDVVLFGSAFYDQFGYERPLFTLAHSQVFIGPFKQLLGRLGVIHASRDNAAKALAAGALVLVFPGGDYDAYRPTLGANVIDFNGRTGYVRAAVDAGVPIVPMVSIGGQETQLFLTRGTGLAKRLGLGRLRVGIMPISVGFPFGVSAFIPPNVPLPAKITTRVLEPIDVVGLFGQDPDIDVVDSHVRSVMQDAMNELVRRRRFPFLVES